A genomic stretch from Luteolibacter flavescens includes:
- a CDS encoding ECF-type sigma factor, which yields MSELTRILETAGGNALPMSAELLPLVYDELRNVARERMSNLAPGQTLQPTALVHEAWLKLSSEEGRVWNDRAHFFRSAAQAMRQILVDRARAKATRKRAVNPEVFEMQQFDLADATLDERVLLVDEMMTRLEAEEPDSVRLITLKFFGGLTNQEIAAMDGVTERTVERHWAYAKALLYQMIREETGDEAATVD from the coding sequence TTGAGCGAACTCACGCGCATCCTCGAGACGGCTGGCGGGAACGCGCTCCCCATGTCGGCGGAGCTGTTGCCGCTCGTCTACGATGAGCTGAGGAATGTCGCGCGGGAACGCATGTCGAACCTCGCGCCCGGGCAGACGCTGCAGCCGACGGCACTGGTCCACGAGGCATGGCTGAAGCTCTCCAGCGAGGAGGGGCGCGTGTGGAATGACCGCGCGCACTTCTTCCGCTCCGCCGCGCAGGCGATGCGCCAGATCCTGGTCGATCGCGCCCGGGCAAAGGCGACCCGCAAGCGCGCGGTGAATCCCGAGGTCTTCGAGATGCAGCAGTTCGACCTGGCGGACGCGACGCTCGACGAGCGCGTGCTGCTGGTGGACGAGATGATGACGCGGCTGGAGGCGGAGGAGCCGGACAGCGTGCGGCTGATCACGCTGAAATTCTTCGGCGGGCTGACGAACCAGGAGATCGCGGCGATGGACGGGGTGACGGAGCGGACCGTGGAGCGCCACTGGGCGTATGCGAAGGCGCTGCTCTACCAGATGATCCGGGAGGAGACCGGCGATGAAGCAGCCACCGTCGATTAA